GCCATGCATGCCTCCGCCTCCAAATCCTGCAGCTTCTCCTGCTGCATACAATCCTTCTATAATGCTGTCATCTTCCCTTAAAACCTGCCCGTTAAGATTTGTTTTGATGCCTCCCAAAGTTTTGCGTGTAAGAATATGAAGACGTACGGCGATCAGAGGCCCGTTCTTAGGATCCAGTATTTTGTGCGGTGCGGCTACACGTCCTAATTTGTCACCTAAATAATTCCTTGTATTCCGTATATAATTTACCTGGGTATCTTTCGAAAATTTATTATCAAGTTCCCTGTCCCTGGCTTCAATCTGTGATTTTATTTTTTCATAGTTCAAAAGATGCTCTCCGGATAATTCATTCATTTTTTTTACCAGATCCTCAAGATGATCAGACACAATAAAATCCTTCCCATGTTCCTTAAAAGCTTCCACGGGCCCAGGCGCTTTTTTTCCGAAGATCCTGCTTAAAAAAAGAGCATAGTCTTTATTGGTAATATCCGGGTTTTGCTCGGATCCTGAAAGGGCAAATTCTTTTTTGATGATCTTTTGCGTTAATATAAACCATGAATAGGAATAACCTGTATCCTGTATGTATTTCAGTGTCCCCAGAGTATCAAATCCGGGAAGGAAAGGAGCGGGGAGACGTTTACCTTTAGCATCAAACCACAGCGAAGACGGTCCCGGAAGTATCCTGATACCGTGTTTCGGCCATATCGGGTTCCAGTTTTGAATTCCCTCTGTATAATGCCACATCCTGTCCGGATTAATAATGTGAGCACCCGCATTTTCTGAAATACCTATCATTTTGCCATCCACATAAGCCGGTACGCCGCAGACCATATTTTCCGGGGCACGGCCTAATCTTTCCGGCCAGTTTCTCTTTACCAGTTCATGATTCGCACCTATACCTCCTGACGCAATGATGATGTGAGGAACGTGATATTCAAACTGGGAAACTACATTTCTATTGGTAGCAGCTCCTCTTTCTTTATCATCATCTTCCAAAACATCGCCTTTAAGGCCTTTTATTTTACCATTTTCCATGATCAATTCTGTAACTCTGTGCCTGAATTTCATCTGAAGCAGCCCTTTCTTTTGAGCTTCATAAGCTTTATCTACAAAAGGTTTCACAACTCCTGTACCGGTTCCCCAGCTGACGTGAAATCTGGGTACAGAATTTCCATGGCCTGTTGCAGATCCATCGCCACGTTCTGCCCAACCCACCATAAACATCAGTTTGATCCCAAGTTTAGAGATGTAACTGTACTTCTCATAGGCAGCAAATTTCAGGTAAGCTTCCGCCCATTTCCGGGGCCAGTAATCTTCTTTGCGGTCAAATCCGGCAGTCCCTTTCCAGTCCTGAAGAGCCAATTCATAAGAATCTTTAATCCCCATTCTGCGCTGTTGGGGCGAATTAATCAGAAAAAGGCCTCCAAATGACCAAAATGCCTGTCCTCCTATATTCTGTTCAGTTTCCTGATCTATTAAAAGGACTTTTTTTCCGGCATTGGTCATTTCCATGGCAGCAGTGAGTCCTGCTAATCCGGCACCTATAATAACCGCGTTGGGCTGGAATTCTTTTTCCATTATATGATTTACTTTTGTTTATATACCTACAATAAATATATAAAATATTTACACTCAGATCAGTTAAAACATTTTAAAATTATGCAGATCATAAGCTTATGGCTAAATTCATATCTTTGTTAAAAAAATAGAAGAATGAGATATTTGTTTATGATGACATGCCTGGTCTGCTCTATGTTCGGAAAAATTTCTGCACAGCAGAAGCAGGATCCCTGGAACGAAAATCAATTGATGAATCCAGCTGTTTTAGCTGCAAAAATTGTAAAAAACGAGACAAAAGATATCGTCATTATTTCTGTAGGACCGGAGGCTATTATTAAGGGTTCTGTAGACATTGGTCCTACACATGAGCCAGAAAACCTTGAAAAACTCAGAAATTATCTTAAAAACATTCCAAAAGAAAAGGAAATTGTCATTTACTGTGGTTGCTGCCCGTTTGTAAAATGTCCCAACATTCGTCCTGCATTCAATTTATTACAGGAATTGGGTTTCAAAAATGCAAAGCTTCTCAACCTGCCAAAGAACATTAAAGTAGACTGGCTGGATAAAGATTATCCTACAAATGATTAATATGAAAACTATTCTTAGCATTTTTTGGGTATTGCTTTTTACAGCAACTGTTACTGCACAACAGAAAAAAATAGAAATTGGACAGCAGGCTCCTGAAATTGTACTGTCAAAAACAGACGGAAGTTCGTTCTCTCTTTCATCATTAAAAGGACGATTGGTGTTGATTGATTTCTGGGCAACCTGGTGCGCTCCTTGCGTTGGTGAGCAGCCTGAACTTAAAAACCTTTACAATACATTCTCGGATAGGGTGAAGAAACAGGAATTTGAAATCCTGGGAGTTTCCCTTGATAAAAATAAAGAAAGCTGGGAGAAAGCCATAGACCGTTTTGGGATCAGCTGGACACAGGTAAGCGATTTGAAATTCTGGAAAAGCCCTGTTGCAAAGGCTTACGAGATTGAAGAACTTCCTTTCAATGTTATTATAGACAGCCAGGGGAAAATTATTGCCAAGAATCTGCATGGGACAGACCTGGTGAACTTTCTTACTGCTTATTTGAAATAGCATACAAGTTTAAAACAACATAAAAACAGGCCGGAAAATTCATTTTCGGCCTGTTTTTTATTTAATATCCAAGTAAAATATTGTTCTCCTTAAAGAGGCTTTTTGCCGGAGATAATGTTGTAAAGTACGACAATAATGGCAATGACCAAAAGAACATGTACTAAATATCCAGTACTTATTCCCGGTATAACTCCTAACATTCCCAGAAGCCAAACGACGATGCAAATGACGGCTACTAACCATAATAAATTTCTCATGACTTTAAATTTTTAATGTTATTTCCATAGTTTAATACATAATCCATGCCTTTATGGAAATAAATGACCTTCAATAGTCAAAATGTGGTATCTATACTTTTTTATCAATAAACAAATTATAATCTAAATCTGAAATTTATTAATCCTTGAACCTACTATGGATAAAGCATCATAAAGGAGTATCAAAAGGATATGAAAATATCTAATCATCATTTTTATCAATTATTTTTTTGTCTAAAGAATAGCAGTTATCATCTATTTTAGTGATCAGGATATAAAAAAATATGGCATAGATCATCTGTATTCCCATTACTTCCCAGTTCTCCACAGTACTGCTTCCGAAAAGCAACATAATAATAAGTACAGCTCCTGCAATATTAGCGATACGGGTTTTGAAACCGGCAACAAGCATTGCTCCGATAATGAATTCCAGAAAGGGGAGTGTTGTACTGAAAGTCTGTACAAATGGTTCCGGAAGCCAGCTTTTTTCAAAGCCCTTCGTCATTCCTTCCGCAAAGACAGAGAGTTTGGGAATCCTGGCAAGACCATGCCCCAGAAGATTAACGCCCATGGACAGACGGAGAACGAAATAGGCAATGTTATTATTCATAATGTATATATTTTAAGTTTATTTTTGAAATAATGATGAATGGAATTATTAATTTAGCAGTTAATTTATCCTATTGAACAACAGACTATTATAGCTAATTCCTTCCAAAACCTATTTTTAGTGATTGTATTTTTCTTCGCTGTTATCTATGGGTGTGGAAGGATCATTCATCACCATTTTTGCAATATCATCTTTACGCATGAAAACCACTCCTTTTTTTTCTCAGGTGTATTTAATGAACTCTTCCATAACATGAACCATTGCCGGTGTCCCGCCGATCCTGTCATGAAAACTGATGCTCATCATTCTCCTTTTTGAAGCCCCTTCTTCATACAGCCTGTCAAATTCAAATTTCAGCTGTGCCAGAAACTGATCCGGGCTCCAGTTTTTACCTTCAATATTAACAATGTCATTGTTGCGAAGGGTGTAAGGCATCACCACAAAGTTTTTGCCTTTTACTTTGGTAATGAAAGGTTCATCACGGCTCAGGTCATCGATATGGTAAAGAAACCTAGCTCCTGCAAAACTTTCAGGGTATTAGGACTTCTTCTTAGCCAGTTGCAGTTATAGCCTACAGCTTTCTGTCCCGTTATTTTTTCTACAGCATTCACTCCTTCTTTTACAAAGCGTAGCTCTTCTTCATAGCTTTTATTCCATTGATTATCCCATGAGATGCCGTGAGATGCAACCTCATGTCCCCCGGCTGCAATGGCTTTTGCTACTTCGGGGTATTTTTCAGCAGCAGTTCCTACCACATGGGAAGTCACTTTTATATCATACTTTTTCCAAAGATCAAGCATGCGGTAAATTCCTTCATTAGCGCCATAACGGTACCAGCTTTCTGCCGGCAGATCCGGCTGACCTTTGGGAAGAGGGGTCCCACTGAAAGGGCTTTCTGCACCTTCCGGCTGACCGCCAGTTTCAAACTGCATAGATACAGAGATAACAAGCTGGGCTCCGTTCGGCCAGTATTTTTTTGAAGTATTTTTGGCTTCTGCGGTCTTCTCACTCAGGTCTTTACTTTTATGGTCCAGAAAGGAAGTAAGAAATAACACTGATACCACCAGAAATGCGGATTGTTTTAAATATGTCATTTTAATTGGGTTTTGTTCTGCAAAATTGTTTAATAACCCGTTGACTATTGTTGTAAAAATTTATCTTAAATTTGTAAAAATCCATTCTAAGTGAAGCGTATTGTTAATTTCAGTTCGTTCAATGTTTTCAGTATTGAAAAAGAAATCTGGGACATCGAGTACCACAATCATAATTTCTACGAGCTGATTGTTATAGAAAGCGGAAGAGGAATGCATCATCTTAACGGGGTCAGTTTCACCTATAAAAAAGGTGATGTTTTCCTACTCAGGCCAAGTGATGCCCACGAATTTTCTATCCGGAACAGGACCAGATTCATTTATATAAAATTTACAGAACAGTATGTATGGAGCAACCTGCTGGCTGGTAAAAAAGATGAAGTAAGCAAAATGATACAGTTGCTTATAGAAGACCGGTCTTTTGTCTATGAATCCGCAATAAGAAATAAAACGGACAGGGAACATCTTCTGCTGCTTGCTAAAATTCTTCTTCAAGAGTTTGACAGCAAAGGCCTTTACAACAAGGAAGTATCATCAGATCTTTTTTCAGCGATAATGACGATTGTGATCAGAAACAACATAGGTAAAGGGAAAGAACAGATATCAAAAGGATTGAATTCAACTGAAAAGATTCTGTATTATATCAATGTTAATGCAATGGATCCGAGGAAAATGAGAATCAGTCATCTTGCTAAAGAATTTATGCTTTCTCCTAATTATATCAGTATTTATATCAAAAAACAGACAGGATTTTCTATACAGCAGCATGTGATGCAGCAGAAGATAAAAACTGCTGAAAAGCTTTTGCAGCAGAGCCGTTACAACATCAATGAAATTGCAGATCAGCTGGGGTTCAGTGATGCGAGCCATTTTAATAAAATATTCAAAAGCTATAAAAATAGATCTCCTTCAGAATTCAGGAAAAATGAGCAGACGGTCTGATCTTTTATTATTCCTTGAAAATTATCTATCTTAAAGCTATGAAAACAAGTGCCGGTATTTTGTTGTTTAAAAAAATGGGGAATAGTATATCCTATTTTCTGGTGCACCCGGGAGGGCCTTTTTGGAAAAATAAAGACGCTGGAGCATGGTCTATTCCTAAAGGTGAATTGGAGCTTGGCGAAGATCCATTAGAACGTGCAATAATTGAGTTTAAAGAAGAAACAGGCAAAATGGTGCAAGGAGAATTCATCGTATTACAGCCTGTTAAACAGAAAGGAGGGAAAACAGTTTATGCATGGGCTTTAGAGTTTGATATTCAAACTTCCGGTCTCTACAGCAATACCGTAGAAATTGAATGGCCACCACGATCTGGCAAAATAATCGAGATCCCGGAAGTAGACCGTTGGGAATGGTTCGGATCTGATGAAGCAAAAAAACGGATCAATCCGGCACAGGCAGCTTTTATAACAGAATTAGAGGAAATGTTGAATAAAATTTGATCATCTGTTTTATATCATAGCGTTTACCTTTAATGACTTGTATTATTTCATTATATTTAATCATCAGGAGTTCAATATTTTAAATTTTCATTATGCATCATCTATTGGAAAAACATTATGTGAACAGGGTAGGCTGGCTTCGTGCTGCTGTTCTGGGCGCTAATGACGGTTTGCTGTCCACCACAAGTATCGTTATTGCGGTAGCTGCTGCACAGACAGATCGCAATACTATTATTCTTGCAGCACTGGCGGGAATGATCGCCGGGGCAATGTCTATGGCTGCTGGTGAATATGTATCGGTAAGCTCCCAGGAAGATACCGAGAAAGCAGACCTGCTCCGGGAAAAGAGAGAACTGGAGGAAATGCCGGAAATTGAGCTTAGAGAACTCGCTAAAATTTATGAAAAAAGAGGCGTGAGTAAAGAAACCGCTTTGCAGGTTGCTACTGAACTCACTGCCCACAACGCACTGGAAGCTCACGCAAGGGATGAGCTGGGAATCAATGAAATTACACAGGCAAAACCTTTGCAGGCTGCTGTAGCTTCATTTGGTTCATTTGCTGTCGGGGCCTTATTGCCTTTCCTTGTTTCATTATTTGCTCCCATCCATCAGATGGTGTATTTCCAGTATGGCTTTTCCATTATCTTCCTCATGCTTCTTGGGGCTGTTTCGGCAAGGGCTGGGGGTTCCAAAATTGGAATTGCTGTATTGAGAATTTGTTTCTGGGGAACTGTTGCTATGGGAATAACAGCTTTGATAGGCCATCTTTTCGGTGTAAGCGTTTCTTAAATGACTGCGATTTCTGTTTATTCAAGACAGATGAATCAGGATCTTTTTTTTATCCCAATTAACTTTAAGGCATTAGCACTCAGGAAGATTTCATCAAAAATGGTAAGCGCTTCCACATCAGGAAAAGCAGGAGACATCATATCACTTTTGTTAAAAGAAAGCTCAACGGCAGAATCGTATGAAGCTTCAATCCTCACCACAGAATATCCGTTGTAAGCAATGGTAAAACCTTCAAAAAGGCACTGTTGTTCGGCTTTCTGATACTGGATATATTCTTCAAATCCGGAGGTCTCATCTCTTTTTCCATCATTGTGTTCAAGTGATTTCCAGCTGGTGTAATTCTTGGGTTCTTTCAGAACATTTCCTTTAGAATCTACAGGAACAAATTGCCCAAGCGTCAGTGTCTGTCTTAGAAAATTGGCATAATTTTTCATCAGACGTAAAGTCTGAAGATCGGCATATCCTTCGTTTGAATAGTACTCAATAACAAAATCTGTCATCGGGATCAGCTTGTGGGAAGCTTCTGTCGGCATAACTGGTGTTTTCTTTTCTAAAAATAAAAATAGTACTTTTATTTGCTTTACCCAACTTTAATATTCAGCAGAGAATTTTTAAGCTTTAAAATCAAATTGGATACGGTAAAGCATCTAAGCCTTTACACATTTCGGACAGATCCCGCTTACAATGAAATTATATTCCTGGGCTATAAAATCCGGTGGCAGGCTAATCTCAGGAATCACATTTTCAATACAGGTAACGGAATGACATTCTTTGCAGTTGAAATGTAGGTGATTGTGAAAGTGCTTTCCTTCCTTACATCTTCCGCTGCACTTTGCAAAATTAACAACACCGTCTATATTAACTATTTTGTGAACCAAGCCTTCATTTTCAAGCCTTTCCAGAACACGATAAGTGGTGACCCGGTTACACAGATCTCCTAATTTCTTCTGAATATCCGAGTGAGATAAAGCCACTTCAGAATCAATGATGACATTTAAAATTTCAGTTTTAGCGTGGGTATTTCTGATCTGTTTCATTTTTAATGCAACAATGTTGCGTTATTTGAATATTTATATCTACTTTTGCAACAAAGTTACAATAAGAAATTTAAATCCCCTTATTTATGAAATCAAAAATTCTGGATGCTGTAGGAATTTCAGCAGCGGTACTCTGTCTCATTCACTGTATTATTTTTCCTTTGTTAATGATTATTCCTTTAGGAATAGCCCATAATCCTTATATTGATCTGTCCTTCCTCATCATTGGTGCTGCAGTAGTCTACAGGGTTACCAGAAATATGAAAAATAAATGGCTGAAACTTATGTTTTGGTTTTCAATATTTCTTATCTCAATTTCTGTTCTGGCTGATCTGATATTCGAGATCCATATTCCCTTAATTTATTTAGGAGCAGCAGGATTAATTACCGGACATATCATCAACTTTAAAAATCACAAGCATTAACCGAAGTAGAAAAATTAAAATTCATAATTAATTAACGCAACTTTGTTACAGTAATTGAGTTTACATTCTAACTTGCACAATGAAATTTTATTAAAATGGACAGACGTAAATTTTTAAAAGGTTCAGCACTTTTATCAGGATTATTCACAATAAATCCTGTTGATCTTTTAGCTAATCCTATAAAGGAAGTTCCGGATCTGAAAGGAAGGGCTAAAAACATCATTTTCATGATCAGTGATGGGATGAGTTCTGGAACTCTGGCAATGGCGAACCTGTATTCCCAAAATATTCTGGGTAAAAACGGAAACTGGATGAATCTGTACCAGCAAAATAAAGTTTCAAGAGCTTTAATGGACACCGCTTCAGCAAGTTCTATAGTAACAGATTCTGCGGCGGCAAGTTCGTCTTTCGGAGGGGGAGTACGGGTGAAAAACGGAGTGCTCAACGTGGGTGCGAATGGTGAAAAATATGTCCCGATCTGGCAGAAGTTTAAAAAAGCCGGGAAAAAGACCGGCTGCGTAACAACTGTAACGATTACCCATGCCACTCCAGCAGGATTTTGTGTAAATTCAGACAGCAGAAATGCAGAAAATGAAATCGCGGAAATGTATGCTGAGATTGGCTTTGATGTAATGATGGGCGGTGGTGATGAGTTTTTTAATCCTTTAAAAAGAGAAGATAAAAAAGATATTTATGGTCTTTACAAACAGAAAGGATACCAGGTTTTTAAGAAGAAATCTGATCTGAAAAATGTGGAAAAAGGAAAGAAGATCCTAGGCGTTTTTAATTCCGGAGCTTTACCCTATTCTATTGATAAAGCTCATATTCCAGAGCTTCAGGCGACGCCTTCACTGGCTGAAATGGCCCAGACAGCGATTGATCAGATGAAAGACCATAAGGAAGGCTTCGTCCTGCAGATTGAAGGCGGAAAAGTAGACTGGGCAGCCCACGCCAATGATATTGCAGCATTGATCCACGATCAGCTTGCTTTTGATGAAGCGATAAAAACAGTGATGGATTTTGCAGAAAAGGATCAAAATACACTGGTGATCATTACAACAGATCATGGAAATGCCAACCCCGGGACCATTTACGGAGCAGATGCCTCGAAAAATTTCAACAGCATTTCCAATTACCAATACACTAATGAGTATATTCTGAATACCATTCATCCGGATTTTAATCTTCAGCAGATGAAAGACTGGATCTATGAGACCAACAAAATACGTCTCGCAGATGATGAAGCGAAACATTTACTTAGCTTTTATTCCGGACTTGAAAAACAGGAGACTGGAATTTACAATTATAAAAAGCTTCCTTTTAAAGCCTATTCGGATATTCAGAGAAAGTATAATTCTGTAGGCTGGATCAGTATGGATCATTCCGGAGATTATGTGGAAGCCGCAGTTTACGGGCCTGGAAAAGAACTTCTTCCTCCTTTTATTAAAAATACAGACTTACATTATCTGATGTTAAAGGCTGCACAGATATAAAATTTTCGAGGAAAACAGCTGTTATTAAGATCTTGGTTTACTTACATATGGATTTCCTTTAATGTAAAAGCGCCAGGGAAGGAGGGCATCTTCCTGAGCATAAGCTACTCCGATGCGCGGTCCTGCAACGATCTCTTCATCGGAATACCTGATCCCGTGATCTTCTATCCATATTTCATTTTCGGTGAGGTCTTTCTTATTGAAAGACCGGTCTATTCCCAAAGCTTTAGCCGCAGAACCCGGTCCGGAGGAAATGGCCGTTTTAGAAGCTGGCATATTTCTCCTGAACTCCATGATTTCTTTACCTATTAATGGTTCTACCGCTCTGATGAGTACTGCGTGCGGTTCGCCTTCTGTGGAGGTAACGATATTAAAAAGATGATGAATTCCGTAACATAAATAAACATACGAAACACCGCCCGGACTGTATAATGTTTCAGTACGTTCTGTTCGTCTTCCGCCATAGGCATGAGAAGCTTTATCCAAGACTCCAAAATAGGCTTCGGTTTCTACAATGATACCTGCGGTCACATTACCGTTTATCTCCGTAAAAAGAACTTTGCCCAAAAGATCCCGGGCAAGAAAAATGACATCCTGATTGAGGTAGTAAGGGAGGGGAAGTTTCAAATCTGTTTATTTATTACGGTTTAGAAAAGTAAAGTTAGGCATCCGGATTCTATTATCAAAGGAAATAATCTATGAAATATTGAGGCGAAAAATTGATGGTAACATATTACTAATAAGATATTTAATAAAAGTAACTTTTATGTGAAATATTGATTACATTTGTTTATCAATATTAAAATATTCACTATGAAATCGCATCTTAAAAACCAGAAACTAGACAGAAATCAACTGAAATTAATACAAGGAGGCCGCATTCCATGTCCTGCCAACAATGACTGTGGTGCGGACAACTGCTGCATTAATGGAGCATGCCATCCTATTACCGATGCAGGCCCTAAGTATGGGTTATGCTCGGTCATAATAGATTTCTGATTAGTCATTTAAATAATTTTCCTCCATTCACGTGATATAAATACTTTGAATGGAGGAAAATTAATTTTATATAGCAGGATTACGAATATACCAAAACTTATCCCACAGATTTAATAAACTTATGAATACTCAATCTTTTTCAGATTTTTCAGA
The Chryseobacterium sp. W4I1 DNA segment above includes these coding regions:
- a CDS encoding FAD-binding dehydrogenase, whose translation is MEKEFQPNAVIIGAGLAGLTAAMEMTNAGKKVLLIDQETEQNIGGQAFWSFGGLFLINSPQQRRMGIKDSYELALQDWKGTAGFDRKEDYWPRKWAEAYLKFAAYEKYSYISKLGIKLMFMVGWAERGDGSATGHGNSVPRFHVSWGTGTGVVKPFVDKAYEAQKKGLLQMKFRHRVTELIMENGKIKGLKGDVLEDDDKERGAATNRNVVSQFEYHVPHIIIASGGIGANHELVKRNWPERLGRAPENMVCGVPAYVDGKMIGISENAGAHIINPDRMWHYTEGIQNWNPIWPKHGIRILPGPSSLWFDAKGKRLPAPFLPGFDTLGTLKYIQDTGYSYSWFILTQKIIKKEFALSGSEQNPDITNKDYALFLSRIFGKKAPGPVEAFKEHGKDFIVSDHLEDLVKKMNELSGEHLLNYEKIKSQIEARDRELDNKFSKDTQVNYIRNTRNYLGDKLGRVAAPHKILDPKNGPLIAVRLHILTRKTLGGIKTNLNGQVLREDDSIIEGLYAAGEAAGFGGGGMHGYRALEGTFLGGCIFSGMKAGQYIAGL
- a CDS encoding rhodanese-like domain-containing protein, producing the protein MRYLFMMTCLVCSMFGKISAQQKQDPWNENQLMNPAVLAAKIVKNETKDIVIISVGPEAIIKGSVDIGPTHEPENLEKLRNYLKNIPKEKEIVIYCGCCPFVKCPNIRPAFNLLQELGFKNAKLLNLPKNIKVDWLDKDYPTND
- a CDS encoding TlpA disulfide reductase family protein, with amino-acid sequence MKTILSIFWVLLFTATVTAQQKKIEIGQQAPEIVLSKTDGSSFSLSSLKGRLVLIDFWATWCAPCVGEQPELKNLYNTFSDRVKKQEFEILGVSLDKNKESWEKAIDRFGISWTQVSDLKFWKSPVAKAYEIEELPFNVIIDSQGKIIAKNLHGTDLVNFLTAYLK
- a CDS encoding lmo0937 family membrane protein → MRNLLWLVAVICIVVWLLGMLGVIPGISTGYLVHVLLVIAIIVVLYNIISGKKPL
- a CDS encoding DoxX family protein; this encodes MNNNIAYFVLRLSMGVNLLGHGLARIPKLSVFAEGMTKGFEKSWLPEPFVQTFSTTLPFLEFIIGAMLVAGFKTRIANIAGAVLIIMLLFGSSTVENWEVMGIQMIYAIFFYILITKIDDNCYSLDKKIIDKNDD
- a CDS encoding polysaccharide deacetylase family protein encodes the protein MTYLKQSAFLVVSVLFLTSFLDHKSKDLSEKTAEAKNTSKKYWPNGAQLVISVSMQFETGGQPEGAESPFSGTPLPKGQPDLPAESWYRYGANEGIYRMLDLWKKYDIKVTSHVVGTAAEKYPEVAKAIAAGGHEVASHGISWDNQWNKSYEEELRFVKEGVNAVEKITGQKAVGYNCNWLRRSPNTLKVLQELGFFTISMT
- a CDS encoding AraC family transcriptional regulator, with the protein product MKRIVNFSSFNVFSIEKEIWDIEYHNHNFYELIVIESGRGMHHLNGVSFTYKKGDVFLLRPSDAHEFSIRNRTRFIYIKFTEQYVWSNLLAGKKDEVSKMIQLLIEDRSFVYESAIRNKTDREHLLLLAKILLQEFDSKGLYNKEVSSDLFSAIMTIVIRNNIGKGKEQISKGLNSTEKILYYINVNAMDPRKMRISHLAKEFMLSPNYISIYIKKQTGFSIQQHVMQQKIKTAEKLLQQSRYNINEIADQLGFSDASHFNKIFKSYKNRSPSEFRKNEQTV
- a CDS encoding NUDIX domain-containing protein, whose amino-acid sequence is MKTSAGILLFKKMGNSISYFLVHPGGPFWKNKDAGAWSIPKGELELGEDPLERAIIEFKEETGKMVQGEFIVLQPVKQKGGKTVYAWALEFDIQTSGLYSNTVEIEWPPRSGKIIEIPEVDRWEWFGSDEAKKRINPAQAAFITELEEMLNKI
- a CDS encoding VIT family protein; this translates as MHHLLEKHYVNRVGWLRAAVLGANDGLLSTTSIVIAVAAAQTDRNTIILAALAGMIAGAMSMAAGEYVSVSSQEDTEKADLLREKRELEEMPEIELRELAKIYEKRGVSKETALQVATELTAHNALEAHARDELGINEITQAKPLQAAVASFGSFAVGALLPFLVSLFAPIHQMVYFQYGFSIIFLMLLGAVSARAGGSKIGIAVLRICFWGTVAMGITALIGHLFGVSVS
- a CDS encoding Fur family transcriptional regulator; translated protein: MKQIRNTHAKTEILNVIIDSEVALSHSDIQKKLGDLCNRVTTYRVLERLENEGLVHKIVNIDGVVNFAKCSGRCKEGKHFHNHLHFNCKECHSVTCIENVIPEISLPPDFIAQEYNFIVSGICPKCVKA
- a CDS encoding MerC domain-containing protein; this translates as MKSKILDAVGISAAVLCLIHCIIFPLLMIIPLGIAHNPYIDLSFLIIGAAVVYRVTRNMKNKWLKLMFWFSIFLISISVLADLIFEIHIPLIYLGAAGLITGHIINFKNHKH
- a CDS encoding alkaline phosphatase, coding for MDRRKFLKGSALLSGLFTINPVDLLANPIKEVPDLKGRAKNIIFMISDGMSSGTLAMANLYSQNILGKNGNWMNLYQQNKVSRALMDTASASSIVTDSAAASSSFGGGVRVKNGVLNVGANGEKYVPIWQKFKKAGKKTGCVTTVTITHATPAGFCVNSDSRNAENEIAEMYAEIGFDVMMGGGDEFFNPLKREDKKDIYGLYKQKGYQVFKKKSDLKNVEKGKKILGVFNSGALPYSIDKAHIPELQATPSLAEMAQTAIDQMKDHKEGFVLQIEGGKVDWAAHANDIAALIHDQLAFDEAIKTVMDFAEKDQNTLVIITTDHGNANPGTIYGADASKNFNSISNYQYTNEYILNTIHPDFNLQQMKDWIYETNKIRLADDEAKHLLSFYSGLEKQETGIYNYKKLPFKAYSDIQRKYNSVGWISMDHSGDYVEAAVYGPGKELLPPFIKNTDLHYLMLKAAQI
- a CDS encoding DNA-3-methyladenine glycosylase, whose product is MKLPLPYYLNQDVIFLARDLLGKVLFTEINGNVTAGIIVETEAYFGVLDKASHAYGGRRTERTETLYSPGGVSYVYLCYGIHHLFNIVTSTEGEPHAVLIRAVEPLIGKEIMEFRRNMPASKTAISSGPGSAAKALGIDRSFNKKDLTENEIWIEDHGIRYSDEEIVAGPRIGVAYAQEDALLPWRFYIKGNPYVSKPRS